From Echinicola soli, a single genomic window includes:
- a CDS encoding ROK family protein: MSKKETSHVLGVDVGGSHITVGVVDLVGRTIDKERLERHPVDSKGSTAEILDAWAGAIEPLCGKEVLSNIHIGIAMPGPFDYDAGISFIDSTQDKYESLYRKNVKDLLAKKLGIANSQVRFKNDAACFLQGEIFAGIAKGYKRAIGMTLGTGAGTAYYHGTEAHDAARWGEEFGDSIAEEYFSTRWFAKKYQEMTGRELSGVRELVEMKEKSWVQAIFKEFGNNLGKFLAKFASEENAEIIVLGGSIAHSSALFLPETKKVLSQFLQNVPIKKSILGEESALIGAASCWYEG; encoded by the coding sequence ATGAGCAAGAAGGAAACATCACATGTTTTAGGAGTGGACGTAGGAGGTTCGCACATTACCGTTGGTGTGGTGGATTTGGTGGGCCGTACCATTGACAAGGAGCGCCTTGAGCGCCACCCGGTAGATTCCAAAGGTAGCACAGCTGAAATTTTGGATGCTTGGGCAGGAGCCATTGAGCCACTCTGTGGAAAGGAGGTTTTGTCCAATATCCATATTGGCATAGCGATGCCCGGGCCATTTGACTATGATGCGGGCATTAGTTTTATCGACAGTACCCAGGATAAATATGAGTCGCTGTACCGGAAAAATGTAAAGGACCTACTGGCCAAAAAATTGGGAATAGCCAATTCTCAAGTCCGGTTTAAGAATGATGCTGCCTGTTTTTTGCAAGGAGAGATTTTTGCCGGTATCGCAAAAGGATATAAAAGGGCCATTGGAATGACGCTGGGTACAGGAGCAGGTACGGCTTATTACCACGGTACAGAAGCTCATGATGCTGCCCGTTGGGGAGAGGAGTTTGGCGATAGCATAGCAGAGGAATATTTTTCGACGAGGTGGTTTGCCAAAAAGTACCAAGAAATGACGGGCAGGGAGCTCAGTGGGGTTAGGGAGTTGGTAGAGATGAAGGAGAAAAGTTGGGTGCAGGCGATCTTTAAGGAATTTGGCAATAACTTAGGTAAGTTCTTGGCGAAATTTGCAAGTGAGGAAAATGCTGAGATCATTGTCTTAGGAGGAAGCATAGCACACTCCTCAGCATTGTTTTTACCGGAAACCAAGAAGGTATTGTCTCAATTCTTACAAAATGTTCCTATTAAAAAAAGTATCCTGGGAGAGGAGTCTGCCCTGATCGGGGCGGCGAGCTGCTGGTACGAAGGGTGA
- a CDS encoding glycoside hydrolase family 76 protein, with protein sequence MKTYKIALSILAISGTFSACIESDLGPLRKDFDQVEEKQYDYAATADSMQNSLYSLYIAEDGTFNYNPGGNYGQYWPNAHALHVYVDAYSRTGDGAYLDKMKKLLHGIRDRNGGTFSNVFNDDMLWLGNACVRAYNETDDAEYLEVAEFLWEDILESHSEVFGGGITWKKDTPNLKNAVSNGPTIVLATRLYNVTQEEKYLTWAKDLYEWQKANLVDPQTGLVWDHIELIEGTPTVKKDWIFTYNAGTWIGSGLRMYQITGETGYLMDALQTAESAMNRSELSTEGILKNEGQGDGGLFKGVFVRYFTELIQEPAVSDGDRGDLISFLKFNAETFYASGLRRPDMLCGPNWRELPGDQVDLSTQLSGMMLMEAAALLQEEGVLE encoded by the coding sequence GCTTGCATAGAAAGTGATCTGGGCCCGTTACGCAAGGACTTTGACCAAGTGGAGGAGAAGCAGTATGATTATGCCGCCACGGCCGATTCGATGCAAAACAGCCTTTATTCCCTCTATATTGCCGAGGATGGTACCTTTAATTATAACCCAGGGGGGAACTACGGCCAGTATTGGCCAAATGCCCATGCGCTCCATGTGTACGTGGATGCCTATTCCCGGACAGGTGATGGCGCCTATCTGGACAAAATGAAGAAATTGCTCCATGGGATAAGGGACAGAAATGGAGGAACCTTTTCGAATGTCTTCAATGATGATATGCTGTGGCTGGGCAATGCCTGTGTCCGCGCTTATAATGAAACAGATGATGCCGAATACCTGGAAGTAGCCGAATTCCTTTGGGAGGATATTTTGGAGAGCCATAGTGAGGTATTTGGTGGGGGCATTACCTGGAAAAAGGACACCCCCAATCTCAAAAATGCCGTGTCCAATGGACCAACTATTGTTTTGGCCACCAGACTGTACAATGTTACCCAAGAGGAAAAATACCTCACCTGGGCCAAAGACCTTTACGAATGGCAAAAGGCCAATTTGGTGGATCCGCAGACCGGATTGGTGTGGGATCATATCGAATTGATCGAAGGCACCCCTACGGTCAAAAAGGACTGGATATTTACCTATAATGCTGGGACATGGATAGGTTCTGGCCTGCGCATGTACCAAATTACGGGTGAAACGGGCTACTTAATGGATGCACTTCAGACCGCCGAATCTGCCATGAATAGGTCTGAATTGTCCACAGAAGGTATTCTGAAAAATGAAGGACAGGGTGACGGTGGACTGTTTAAGGGTGTCTTTGTCCGTTATTTCACAGAGCTGATCCAAGAGCCTGCGGTGTCCGACGGTGATCGTGGAGACCTGATAAGCTTCTTAAAATTCAATGCCGAAACGTTCTATGCCAGTGGCCTTCGCCGGCCAGACATGCTTTGTGGTCCCAATTGGCGTGAATTGCCCGGTGATCAAGTCGACCTTTCCACCCAATTGTCAGGTATGATGCTGATGGAAGCTGCGGCCTTGCTGCAAGAAGAAGGGGTGTTGGAATAG
- a CDS encoding GH92 family glycosyl hydrolase yields MNRSLSFSMLIMLALQLMGCAFVSKEEVGFSRYVNPFIGTAPLTDPAQIGYTPPEGWRVWAGLTYPGSSLPNAMVQLSPITQFGSGAGYEYEDTEIIGFTHTNKGHWNLCNIPIMPISPDAGAPFKSTFSHEKESASPGYYEVYLEDYKVQVRLTSTLRAGVHEYTFENNQERTILFDLAKANNGVSDWEISNPTANTLQGFQRVGRDKVHFYVELSQDVETMEVTQEGSKDGYAKIALANGNDAPVLLKIGLSYVSEANAKENLKQEVGDKSFEEVHRAAEKTWDKLLGHIKVKGGSEKEKTMFYTSLYRSFQWPALRSDVNGQFVDERGKTRTEEFRYYTLPSLWDTYRNKVVLLSIMQPEVTADVIQSLVEKGSHSGFIPTFFHGDHAAPFITGAYRRGITDFEVEKAYEYLLNNAYKEGGTRPHIKEYIEKGYISDPDVENPHVETSAKAGVSKTLEFAYDDYSLAQFAKIMGDEEHYQDLIKRGQNYRNVFDRSVNFMRGRLENGDWISPFNPEYPYYEYMYREANAWQLSFYVPHDMPGLVELYGGAEQFEKKLDTLFTKPWNPEYIARNVSGFMGQYCHGNQPDHEAPFSYYFVNKPEKSQAVIDKLLADYYGIGEHGLALSGMDDAGEMSSWYTWSAMGLYPLSPADPEYLVTVPVFDEVEWTMPSGKSVVINNPSGGRSLKGIEVDGKKIDGYFIPHNVLEKGGTVILTTE; encoded by the coding sequence ATGAACCGTTCTTTGAGCTTTAGTATGCTGATCATGTTGGCCCTTCAGCTGATGGGCTGCGCCTTTGTATCGAAAGAGGAAGTGGGATTTTCGCGCTATGTCAATCCATTTATTGGCACGGCCCCTTTGACAGATCCAGCCCAAATTGGCTACACACCCCCTGAAGGATGGAGGGTCTGGGCGGGCTTGACCTACCCTGGATCATCACTTCCCAATGCCATGGTGCAGCTGAGTCCAATCACACAATTTGGGTCTGGGGCTGGCTATGAATATGAGGATACCGAGATCATTGGATTTACCCACACCAACAAGGGACACTGGAACCTCTGCAACATCCCCATTATGCCCATCAGCCCTGATGCCGGGGCACCTTTCAAGTCCACTTTTAGCCATGAAAAAGAATCGGCTTCACCGGGCTACTATGAAGTTTATCTGGAAGATTACAAGGTTCAGGTGAGATTGACCAGTACATTGCGGGCTGGAGTGCACGAATATACTTTTGAAAACAACCAAGAACGTACAATCCTATTTGATTTGGCAAAGGCCAATAATGGTGTGTCCGATTGGGAAATATCCAATCCTACTGCAAACACCCTGCAGGGATTTCAGCGGGTAGGCCGTGACAAGGTTCACTTTTATGTAGAACTGAGCCAAGATGTGGAGACCATGGAGGTGACTCAGGAAGGCAGTAAGGATGGTTATGCCAAAATAGCCTTGGCCAATGGAAACGATGCTCCCGTATTGCTTAAAATAGGGCTTTCTTACGTCAGTGAGGCCAATGCCAAAGAAAACCTGAAGCAAGAAGTGGGCGATAAATCCTTTGAAGAAGTTCATCGGGCAGCAGAAAAAACCTGGGATAAACTCCTGGGTCATATTAAGGTAAAAGGTGGAAGTGAAAAGGAAAAAACAATGTTTTACACTTCCCTCTATCGCTCTTTTCAGTGGCCAGCACTTAGAAGCGATGTGAATGGCCAGTTTGTGGACGAGCGAGGAAAAACCAGAACAGAGGAGTTTCGCTATTATACCTTGCCATCCCTCTGGGACACTTACCGAAACAAAGTGGTATTGCTGAGCATTATGCAGCCAGAGGTGACTGCAGATGTGATCCAGTCGCTGGTCGAGAAAGGTAGTCACAGTGGTTTTATCCCTACATTTTTTCACGGTGATCATGCGGCACCGTTCATCACTGGAGCCTATCGCAGGGGAATTACGGATTTTGAGGTAGAAAAGGCTTATGAATACCTGCTTAACAATGCTTATAAAGAGGGGGGAACCCGTCCACATATCAAAGAATACATCGAAAAAGGCTATATTTCAGACCCTGATGTGGAAAATCCCCATGTAGAAACCAGCGCTAAAGCAGGTGTTTCCAAGACCTTGGAATTTGCCTACGATGATTATTCTCTTGCGCAGTTTGCCAAGATCATGGGAGATGAGGAGCATTACCAAGACCTGATCAAACGTGGCCAGAATTACCGAAACGTATTTGATCGGTCGGTGAATTTTATGCGTGGAAGGCTGGAAAATGGAGACTGGATCAGCCCATTTAACCCAGAATACCCTTACTACGAGTACATGTACCGTGAAGCCAATGCGTGGCAGTTGTCCTTCTACGTACCTCATGACATGCCAGGACTGGTGGAGCTATACGGTGGAGCTGAGCAGTTTGAAAAGAAACTGGATACCCTGTTTACCAAACCTTGGAATCCTGAGTACATCGCCCGCAATGTCAGTGGATTTATGGGACAATACTGTCACGGCAACCAGCCTGACCATGAAGCGCCATTTTCGTACTATTTTGTCAATAAGCCTGAAAAATCCCAAGCGGTAATCGATAAGTTATTGGCCGATTATTATGGTATTGGTGAACATGGACTGGCACTTTCCGGTATGGATGATGCTGGGGAAATGTCCTCTTGGTACACTTGGAGCGCCATGGGGCTTTATCCGCTCAGTCCGGCTGATCCTGAGTATTTGGTCACCGTTCCGGTATTTGACGAAGTGGAGTGGACCATGCCTTCAGGAAAATCTGTAGTGATCAACAATCCCTCAGGAGGAAGAAGTTTAAAGGGAATTGAAGTGGATGGAAAGAAAATAGATGGTTATTTTATTCCTCATAATGTGTTGGAAAAAGGTGGAACGGTTATATTGACCACTGAATAA
- a CDS encoding glycoside hydrolase family 125 protein, translating into MIRRDFIKTSAAASFGLAMGPGASMAAGLAWKETNRPPRAQRNFTSKAVENTIDEIKKNLKDKELAWLFENCFPNTLDTTVEYSEENGEPDTFVITGDIHAMWLRDSSAQVWPYVTLVNEDKKLKRLIQGVINRHNESIIIDPYANAFNNGPTGSEWESDHTDMKPELHERKWEIDSLCYAVRLANGYWKETGDAGIFDDRWEKAMKLVVKTFKEQQRKEDKGPYHFQRTTPRATDTLSGDGYGNPVKPVGLICSAFRPSDDATIFPFLVPSNLFAVQSLRQLAAIYKEVKNDAISAKECEDLANEVEKALHKYAVAEHLDYGKIYAFEVDGYGNQLFMDDSNVPSLLSMGYLGSLDIDDPIYQNTRNFVLSEDNPYFFSGKAAKGIGGPHVGMDYIWHMSITLQAMTATDDAEIKQCLEWLKSTHAGTGFMHEGFHKDDPDNFTRSWFAWANTLFGELIYTLYKEKPHLLT; encoded by the coding sequence ATGATCAGAAGGGATTTTATCAAAACCAGTGCTGCGGCGTCATTTGGATTGGCCATGGGGCCTGGAGCATCCATGGCTGCGGGACTTGCCTGGAAGGAGACCAACCGTCCACCAAGAGCCCAACGAAACTTTACCAGTAAGGCAGTTGAAAACACCATTGATGAAATAAAGAAGAACCTTAAGGACAAGGAATTGGCCTGGCTTTTTGAAAACTGCTTTCCAAATACCTTGGATACGACAGTGGAGTATTCCGAGGAAAATGGCGAGCCAGATACCTTTGTCATCACTGGAGACATCCATGCCATGTGGCTGCGTGATTCTTCCGCGCAGGTTTGGCCCTATGTGACCTTGGTGAACGAGGATAAAAAGCTGAAGAGGCTTATTCAAGGGGTAATCAATCGCCATAATGAGAGCATCATCATCGATCCATATGCCAATGCCTTTAACAATGGCCCTACGGGAAGTGAATGGGAAAGTGATCATACGGACATGAAGCCCGAGCTTCACGAACGGAAGTGGGAGATCGATTCCCTGTGCTATGCTGTCCGCTTGGCCAATGGCTACTGGAAAGAGACAGGCGACGCCGGTATCTTTGATGACCGCTGGGAAAAAGCCATGAAGCTGGTCGTGAAAACGTTCAAAGAGCAGCAGCGAAAAGAAGATAAAGGCCCCTACCATTTCCAAAGGACTACCCCAAGGGCAACAGACACACTGTCCGGAGATGGATATGGCAATCCTGTGAAACCAGTTGGTTTGATCTGTTCTGCTTTCAGGCCATCGGACGATGCTACCATTTTTCCATTCTTGGTACCTTCCAATTTGTTTGCCGTGCAGTCTTTGAGGCAGCTTGCGGCGATTTATAAGGAGGTGAAAAATGATGCTATTTCAGCCAAGGAATGTGAAGACCTGGCCAATGAGGTGGAGAAAGCACTCCATAAATATGCGGTTGCCGAGCATTTGGACTATGGGAAAATCTATGCTTTTGAAGTGGACGGTTATGGTAACCAGCTTTTCATGGATGACTCTAATGTGCCATCATTGCTGAGCATGGGGTATTTGGGGAGTTTGGATATTGACGATCCAATCTACCAAAACACCAGGAATTTCGTGCTGAGCGAGGATAATCCCTATTTCTTCTCAGGAAAAGCGGCCAAAGGAATCGGCGGTCCTCATGTGGGCATGGACTATATCTGGCATATGAGCATCACCTTGCAAGCCATGACCGCTACCGATGATGCAGAGATCAAGCAATGTTTGGAATGGTTGAAATCCACACACGCAGGCACTGGATTTATGCATGAAGGATTTCATAAGGATGATCCAGATAATTTCACCAGAAGCTGGTTTGCTTGGGCAAACACGCTATTTGGAGAACTGATTTATACCTTGTACAAAGAAAAGCCGCATTTGCTGACATAA